From Rhodovastum atsumiense, a single genomic window includes:
- a CDS encoding peptidylprolyl isomerase — translation MRHLSRTAPILALTAFCAVAAPVSGRAQAPAPSAPPAAADPVVARVDSTDIRLSDVQGAIQSLPPEYRAMPPQMLYPALVDQLVDRKAVALLATRQGLDKDPQVQRQMARAAEEALQSALFHREIGPQVSDAAVRARYDHDIAGKTGAPEVHARHILVASEADAKAIIAELKKGGDFAAIAKARSTDPGAAQGGDLGWFKQGDMLPEFSEAAFALKPGQVSDKPVQTRYGWHVIKVEERRTAPTPTFEQARDDLRNTMVQEAAQKLLTTARAGVKVEKFNLDGMMPRATDGAEPPPAPAK, via the coding sequence ATGCGGCATCTCTCCAGGACCGCACCGATCCTGGCCTTGACGGCCTTTTGTGCGGTCGCCGCTCCCGTGTCCGGCCGCGCCCAGGCGCCGGCCCCTTCCGCCCCGCCGGCCGCCGCCGACCCCGTGGTCGCGCGGGTGGACAGCACCGATATCCGACTCTCCGACGTCCAGGGGGCCATCCAGTCCCTGCCGCCCGAGTACCGGGCGATGCCGCCGCAGATGCTCTATCCCGCCCTGGTCGACCAGCTGGTGGACCGCAAGGCGGTGGCCCTGCTCGCCACCAGGCAGGGGCTCGACAAGGATCCGCAGGTGCAGCGGCAGATGGCCCGCGCCGCCGAGGAAGCGCTGCAATCCGCCCTGTTCCACCGCGAAATCGGCCCGCAGGTCAGCGATGCGGCGGTGCGCGCCCGCTATGACCACGACATCGCCGGCAAGACCGGCGCGCCGGAGGTGCATGCCCGTCACATCCTGGTGGCGAGCGAGGCCGATGCCAAGGCCATCATCGCCGAGCTGAAGAAGGGCGGCGACTTCGCGGCCATCGCCAAGGCCCGCAGCACCGACCCGGGCGCCGCCCAGGGCGGCGATCTCGGCTGGTTCAAGCAGGGCGACATGCTGCCCGAGTTCTCGGAAGCCGCCTTCGCGCTCAAGCCCGGCCAGGTCTCCGACAAGCCGGTGCAGACCCGCTATGGCTGGCATGTCATCAAGGTCGAGGAACGGCGCACCGCCCCGACTCCGACCTTCGAGCAGGCCCGCGACGACCTGCGCAACACCATGGTGCAGGAAGCCGCCCAGAAGCTGCTGACCACCGCCCGCGCCGGGGTGAAGGTGGAAAAGTTCAACCTGGACGGCATGATGCCGCGCGCGACCGACGGCGCCGAGCCGCCGCCGGCCCCCGCCAAGTAG
- the secA gene encoding preprotein translocase subunit SecA, with amino-acid sequence MFARFARAIFGTSNDRALKAYQRRVPEINAFEPALAALSDEALRNKTIEFRERLANGATLDELLPEAFAVVREASKRTLGMRHFDVQMIGGMVLHEGQIAEMKTGEGKTLVATLPVYLNALAGKGVHIVTVNDYLARRDAEWMGQIYTFLGMSVGVIVHGLEDTERRAQYAADITYGTNNEFGFDYLRDNMKYRLEDMVQRDFYYAIVDEVDSILIDEARTPLIISGPAEDSSDLYRTVNAVVRELVKDESTYEKDEKFRTVTLTEEGTPRVEEMLREAGILTEGGLYDIANVSVVHHVQQSLRAHTLFARDVDYIVRDDKVVLIDEFTGRMMEGRRFSEGLHQALEAKEAVTVQPENQTLASITFQNYFRLFPKLAGMTGTAMTEADEFAEIYRLGVVEIPTNVPCIRRDEDDEVYRTAAEKYEAVAKLIEEALTRRQPVLVGTVSIEKSEILSEILKKKKVPHQVLNARYHEQEAQIVAQAGAPGAITIATNMAGRGTDIKLGGNFEMRVKNEAAGLADPAERAAREATIRAEIESGYETVKQAGGLYVIGTERHESRRIDNQLRGRSGRQGDPGASRFFLSLEDDLMRIFGSDRMGGMLTRLGLKDGEAIVHPWINKALEKAQKKVEARNFDTRKNVLKYDDVMNDQRREVYSQRREFMKASDVSDTLADMRAEVIAIMVARRIPEKAYAEQWESAELAEDVRRLLNLDLPIVEWAREEGIDENGIRERIEQAADAAMAAKAANFGPDLMRFVEKSLLLQTLDAVWKEHLLALDHLRQGIGLRAYGQRDPLNEYKTEAFALFNGMLDELRERVTSLVARVELAGDAPAPTELPPLPRDMVASHPEPAMALAGGDVGDYDAATSRVTAMPMRTDTVDPKDPATWANSPRNAPCPCGSGKKFKHCHGRTM; translated from the coding sequence ATGTTCGCCCGCTTCGCCCGAGCCATCTTCGGCACCTCGAACGACCGTGCGCTCAAGGCCTATCAGCGCCGGGTGCCGGAGATCAATGCCTTCGAGCCTGCACTGGCCGCGCTGTCGGACGAGGCGCTGCGCAACAAGACCATCGAATTCCGCGAGCGCCTCGCCAACGGGGCGACGCTCGACGAGTTGTTGCCCGAGGCCTTCGCGGTGGTGCGCGAGGCTTCCAAGCGCACGCTCGGCATGCGCCATTTCGACGTCCAGATGATCGGCGGCATGGTCCTGCACGAGGGCCAGATCGCCGAGATGAAGACCGGCGAGGGCAAGACCCTGGTCGCCACCCTGCCCGTCTACCTGAACGCGCTGGCCGGCAAGGGCGTGCACATCGTCACGGTCAACGACTACCTCGCCAGGCGCGACGCCGAATGGATGGGGCAGATCTATACCTTCCTCGGCATGTCCGTAGGCGTCATCGTGCACGGCCTGGAAGATACCGAGCGCCGCGCGCAATACGCCGCCGATATCACCTACGGCACGAACAACGAGTTCGGCTTCGACTACCTGCGCGACAACATGAAATATCGCCTGGAAGATATGGTCCAGCGCGATTTCTATTACGCGATCGTCGACGAGGTCGACTCGATCCTGATCGACGAGGCGCGCACGCCGCTGATCATTTCGGGTCCGGCCGAGGATTCCTCCGATCTCTACCGCACCGTCAACGCGGTGGTGCGCGAACTGGTGAAGGACGAATCGACCTACGAAAAGGACGAGAAGTTCCGCACGGTCACGCTGACCGAGGAAGGCACGCCCCGCGTCGAGGAAATGCTGCGCGAGGCCGGCATCCTCACCGAGGGCGGGCTTTATGACATCGCCAACGTGTCGGTCGTGCACCACGTGCAGCAATCGCTGCGCGCCCACACCCTGTTCGCCCGCGACGTGGACTATATCGTGCGCGACGACAAGGTAGTGCTGATCGACGAGTTCACCGGCCGCATGATGGAAGGCCGCCGCTTCTCCGAGGGGCTGCACCAGGCGCTGGAGGCCAAGGAAGCCGTCACCGTCCAGCCGGAGAACCAGACCCTCGCCTCGATCACCTTCCAGAACTATTTCCGCCTCTTCCCCAAACTGGCCGGCATGACCGGCACGGCGATGACCGAGGCCGACGAGTTCGCCGAGATCTACCGTCTGGGGGTGGTGGAGATCCCCACCAACGTGCCCTGCATCCGTCGCGACGAGGATGACGAGGTGTATCGCACCGCCGCGGAAAAATACGAGGCGGTGGCGAAACTGATCGAGGAGGCGCTCACGCGCCGCCAGCCGGTGCTGGTAGGCACGGTCAGCATCGAGAAGAGCGAGATCCTCTCCGAGATCCTCAAGAAGAAGAAGGTCCCGCACCAGGTGCTGAACGCGCGCTACCACGAGCAGGAAGCGCAGATCGTCGCCCAGGCCGGCGCCCCCGGCGCGATCACCATCGCCACCAACATGGCCGGCCGCGGCACCGACATCAAACTCGGCGGCAATTTCGAGATGCGGGTGAAGAACGAGGCGGCCGGCCTCGCCGATCCCGCCGAGCGCGCCGCCCGCGAAGCCACCATCCGCGCCGAGATCGAAAGCGGCTACGAGACAGTGAAGCAGGCCGGCGGCCTGTATGTGATCGGCACCGAGCGGCATGAAAGCCGGCGCATCGACAACCAGTTGCGCGGCCGCTCCGGCCGCCAGGGTGACCCGGGCGCGTCACGCTTCTTCCTCAGCCTCGAAGACGACCTGATGCGCATCTTCGGGTCGGACCGCATGGGCGGCATGCTGACCCGACTCGGGCTGAAGGACGGCGAGGCCATCGTCCATCCCTGGATCAACAAGGCGCTCGAGAAGGCCCAGAAGAAGGTCGAGGCCCGCAACTTCGACACGCGCAAGAACGTGCTGAAATATGACGACGTCATGAACGACCAGCGCCGCGAGGTGTATTCGCAGCGCCGCGAGTTCATGAAAGCGTCCGACGTGTCCGACACCCTCGCCGACATGCGCGCCGAGGTGATCGCCATCATGGTCGCCCGCCGCATTCCCGAGAAAGCCTACGCTGAGCAGTGGGAATCGGCCGAGCTTGCCGAGGACGTGCGGCGCCTGCTCAACCTCGACCTGCCGATCGTCGAGTGGGCGCGCGAGGAAGGCATCGACGAGAACGGCATCCGCGAACGCATCGAACAGGCGGCGGACGCGGCGATGGCGGCGAAGGCGGCCAATTTCGGGCCGGACCTGATGCGCTTCGTCGAAAAAAGCCTGCTGCTGCAGACGCTGGACGCGGTGTGGAAGGAACACCTGCTCGCCCTCGACCACCTGCGCCAGGGCATCGGCCTGCGCGCCTACGGCCAGCGCGATCCGCTGAACGAATACAAGACCGAGGCCTTCGCCCTGTTCAACGGCATGCTGGACGAGCTGCGTGAACGGGTGACCTCGCTGGTGGCGCGCGTCGAACTGGCTGGCGACGCCCCTGCCCCGACCGAACTGCCGCCGCTGCCCCGCGACATGGTGGCGAGCCACCCGGAACCGGCCATGGCCCTGGCCGGCGGCGACGTCGGCGATTACGACGCCGCCACCAGCCGCGTGACGGCCATGCCGATGCGGACCGACACGGTGGACCCGAAGGACCCGGCCACCTGGGCCAACTCCCCGCGCAACGCCCCCTGCCCCTGCGGCAGCGGCAAGAAGTTCAAGCACTGCCACGGGCGGACGATGTAA
- a CDS encoding ABC transporter ATP-binding protein: MQPSLQARGLTRILPGPVPTTLVEGIDLDFTPGDFAVITGPSGSGKSSLLYLLGLLDPPTGGDVLVEGASTAELDGEQRARVRLERFGFVFQFHFLLPEFTVLENVMLPMRQLGRFHTGDMHARAESLLGALDMLPVAHKRPDALSGGQRQRTAVARALANDPEFLLADEPTGALDTRNAAAVFTILRDLAREGRTVIAVTHDEGLAATADRRIRIVDGRLV, encoded by the coding sequence ATGCAGCCCTCGCTGCAGGCAAGGGGCCTGACCCGGATCCTGCCCGGCCCGGTGCCCACCACCCTGGTGGAAGGCATCGACCTCGACTTCACCCCCGGCGACTTCGCCGTCATCACCGGCCCGTCCGGCTCGGGCAAATCCTCGCTGCTGTACCTGCTCGGCCTGCTCGATCCGCCGACCGGCGGCGATGTGCTGGTCGAGGGCGCGTCCACCGCGGAACTCGACGGCGAGCAACGCGCACGGGTGCGGCTGGAACGCTTCGGCTTCGTCTTCCAGTTCCATTTCCTGCTGCCGGAATTCACCGTGCTGGAAAACGTCATGCTGCCGATGCGCCAGCTCGGGCGATTCCACACCGGCGACATGCACGCCCGCGCCGAGTCGCTGCTGGGGGCGCTCGACATGCTGCCGGTCGCGCATAAGCGGCCGGACGCCCTCTCGGGAGGGCAACGCCAACGCACCGCGGTGGCGCGCGCCCTGGCCAACGATCCGGAATTCCTGCTCGCCGACGAGCCGACCGGGGCGCTCGATACCCGCAACGCTGCCGCCGTGTTCACGATCCTGCGCGATCTCGCGCGGGAGGGACGCACCGTCATCGCGGTGACCCACGACGAAGGACTCGCGGCGACCGCCGATCGTCGCATCCGGATCGTCGACGGGCGGCTGGTTTAG
- a CDS encoding ABC transporter permease has protein sequence MIPLPLAIALAHLRMRRRQTLVSVLGVTLGVGVFISMTGLMQGFQSYFRNQIIETNPHVTITDETRRPAPQPLQMLHPAAAVQVARIVPRDPVRGISAAGGILDALAAMPGLDAAPTLRGQLLLRRAGRDFAVTALGIDPVRELRVTTLQTDMVQGSIEALGGREDGIVLGITLANRMGVALGDTIAVATPANIATTLRVVGIFRTGLEQQDTSQVLVNLTKQQSMQARPRVVNEIHIRLADISRSIPVAAALEGRWGYKAAPWEETYARILDVFVLQNAIMFFATGAVLVVAAFGIFNIISTVVMEKARDIAILRSIGFASGDVVAIFVIEGVIVGLLGISAGALLGWLLSAGLAMVPAPGATDPSETLRIARAPWIYGVAATIAFVSALAASWLPARRAARSDPLTIIRGAM, from the coding sequence ATGATCCCGCTGCCGCTGGCCATCGCGCTCGCCCATCTGCGCATGCGGCGGCGCCAGACCCTGGTTTCCGTGCTCGGCGTCACCCTTGGCGTCGGCGTGTTCATCTCGATGACCGGGCTGATGCAGGGTTTCCAGAGCTATTTCCGCAACCAGATCATCGAGACCAACCCGCACGTCACCATCACCGACGAGACCCGCCGGCCGGCGCCGCAACCCCTGCAGATGCTGCATCCCGCCGCGGCGGTGCAGGTCGCGCGCATCGTGCCGCGCGACCCGGTGCGCGGCATCTCCGCCGCTGGCGGCATCCTCGATGCGCTCGCCGCCATGCCCGGCCTCGATGCCGCGCCCACGCTGCGCGGCCAGTTGCTGCTGCGCCGGGCCGGGCGCGACTTCGCCGTCACCGCGCTCGGCATCGACCCGGTGCGGGAGCTGCGCGTCACCACCCTGCAGACCGACATGGTCCAGGGCAGCATCGAGGCACTCGGGGGCCGCGAGGACGGCATCGTGCTGGGCATCACCCTGGCCAACCGGATGGGAGTGGCCCTCGGCGACACCATCGCCGTCGCCACCCCGGCCAATATCGCCACCACGCTGCGGGTCGTGGGCATCTTCCGAACCGGCCTCGAACAGCAGGACACCAGCCAGGTGCTGGTCAACCTGACCAAGCAGCAATCCATGCAGGCCCGCCCGCGCGTGGTGAACGAGATCCATATCCGGCTCGCCGACATCAGCCGCTCGATCCCGGTCGCCGCCGCGCTCGAAGGCCGCTGGGGCTACAAGGCGGCCCCCTGGGAAGAGACCTACGCGCGTATCCTGGACGTATTCGTGTTGCAGAACGCCATCATGTTCTTCGCCACCGGTGCGGTGCTGGTGGTGGCCGCCTTCGGCATCTTCAACATCATCTCCACCGTGGTGATGGAGAAGGCGCGCGACATCGCCATCCTGCGCTCGATCGGCTTCGCCAGCGGCGACGTGGTGGCGATCTTCGTCATCGAAGGCGTGATCGTCGGCCTGCTCGGGATCTCCGCGGGCGCCCTGCTGGGCTGGCTGCTCTCGGCGGGCCTGGCGATGGTGCCGGCGCCGGGCGCCACCGATCCCTCGGAGACGCTGCGCATCGCCCGGGCGCCCTGGATCTACGGCGTGGCCGCCACCATCGCCTTCGTCTCGGCCCTGGCCGCCTCCTGGCTGCCCGCCCGCCGCGCCGCCCGCAGCGATCCGCTGACCATCATCCGCGGGGCGATGTGA
- a CDS encoding efflux RND transporter periplasmic adaptor subunit, producing MHDLANQEMRSSSARRDAGLPAPSRGLPPLAPGPRPLAPLGAPPRRRPLRLALVLVLVAIAIAFVVWSRWFQAIPVEVIHPTRGPALEAVYATGVVEAIDTARVGTMVAGRILSLGAEEGDRVRGGQVLARLDDRQPRQRVEDARARLVVAEQELVRTRDLIDRGVRSAAQLERAVQERDQAVAGLQLMARQLEEYSITAPLDALVMKRPVEPGETVAANATLFEIASTARLRVAADVDERDIPQVRMGAKVAIRADAFPDEAFPAQVTNIRRRGETATRTFRVEANLPADTKLMIGMTVDVNVVVAERRDALLVPATAVHHDPPLGGRPGRAWVFRVVDGQARRTEVQTGAAGAEAVEIRQGLASSDVIVATTPDRLKDGQAVRGRPDPKAS from the coding sequence ATGCATGATCTCGCCAACCAGGAAATGCGATCTTCCTCGGCGCGGCGGGATGCCGGCCTGCCGGCACCGTCGCGCGGCTTGCCACCACTCGCCCCCGGGCCGCGTCCGCTCGCCCCGCTGGGAGCCCCCCCACGCCGGCGGCCGTTGCGGCTGGCCCTGGTGCTCGTGCTGGTCGCCATCGCCATTGCCTTCGTGGTGTGGTCGCGCTGGTTTCAGGCGATCCCGGTCGAGGTGATCCACCCGACCCGCGGCCCGGCCCTGGAAGCGGTCTATGCCACCGGGGTGGTGGAGGCGATCGACACCGCCCGCGTCGGCACCATGGTGGCCGGCCGCATCCTCTCCCTCGGCGCCGAGGAAGGTGACCGGGTTCGCGGCGGCCAGGTGCTCGCCCGACTCGATGACCGTCAGCCCCGCCAGCGCGTCGAGGACGCCCGCGCCCGGCTCGTCGTCGCCGAGCAGGAACTCGTGCGCACCCGCGACCTGATCGACCGTGGCGTGCGGTCCGCCGCCCAGCTCGAACGCGCCGTGCAGGAACGCGACCAGGCGGTCGCGGGCCTGCAGCTCATGGCCCGCCAGCTCGAGGAATACAGCATCACCGCGCCACTCGACGCGCTGGTGATGAAGCGCCCGGTCGAGCCCGGCGAGACCGTCGCCGCCAACGCCACCCTGTTCGAGATCGCCTCCACCGCCCGGCTGCGGGTCGCCGCCGACGTGGACGAGCGCGACATCCCCCAGGTGCGCATGGGCGCGAAGGTGGCGATCCGCGCCGACGCCTTCCCCGACGAGGCCTTCCCCGCCCAGGTCACCAATATCCGCCGCCGTGGCGAGACCGCCACCCGCACCTTCCGCGTCGAGGCCAACCTGCCGGCGGACACGAAGCTGATGATCGGCATGACGGTGGACGTGAACGTGGTGGTGGCCGAGCGCCGCGATGCCCTGCTGGTGCCCGCCACCGCGGTGCATCACGACCCGCCGCTCGGCGGGCGGCCGGGGCGGGCCTGGGTGTTCCGCGTGGTCGATGGCCAGGCTCGCCGCACCGAGGTGCAGACCGGCGCCGCCGGGGCCGAGGCGGTCGAGATCCGCCAGGGCCTGGCCAGCTCCGACGTGATCGTGGCCACTACCCCGGATCGGCTGAAGGACGGGCAGGCCGTGCGGGGCCGGCCCGATCCCAAGGCCTCATGA